The segment CTGTGTGGaggctgttgtttagtcactaagtcgtgtccgactctttgcaaacccatggactgcagcctatcaggctcctctgtccatgggattctccaggcaagaatactggagtgggatgctatattcttcttcagaggatcttcctaatccaggaatcgatctgtgtctcctgcattggcaggtggattctttaccactgagccaccagggaggacaGAAGTGGATATGGGAGGACTGGTTAGGAAGCATTCCAGACCAGAAGTAATGACAGCTTTGAGAAAAGCAGATGGATCCCAGAGATATTTAGGTGATATAATCTGCTTGGAGAGTGACTGTGTGTGAGGACAGAGATGTGTGTCTGGCAAAAGGTACTGAAGTAGGAAATTTGGGCAGAGGGGCAAGTTTGGGCAGATCCCATAGGCACAGGCTCTAAGGCCAAGGCTAGAGCAACAGCATAGTTTTGGTTCTCAAATAGAACTGAGCAAACAAGATATACATGAAACAGCTGCAGAGCTGATGAAACGCCAAAATGATTCAGATAATTCATGGATTCTGTCATTACATGGGACTGAATGGAAGCTGTCTCACAGTGAATTCAGACACTGCTGAAGCCAAAGGTGGACACAGACGTCCCCACCTCTATCCGTGCTGTTCCTAATCAGCCCCTCAGCACGCTCCTGTGCAGCCCACCCACTGTCTCCTAGGGGGCCACCTTCCAGGAAGATGCACTATCATCTCCCTGCTTCCTTTTTTGCCTGAAACTGTCAAGAAATTCACCTGTTATTCTCATTTCCCCTTCCCTGCTTAGGTCATAGGGGACTAAATCTGGCCCCTGCCCTCCATGGTTGTTCTCTTTTGAGAACTTAGTTAGCTTAGTTGACTTAGTTAGCTTCTCTCTTTGCATCACCCCTGTCAAGCCCCTTCTTGCAGAGTCACCATCTGGCAAGGCCAACCCCGTCTTCCTCACCTTCCTGTCAAAAGCACAGGCCCATCATGAATATATACATGCTGATGCTTCCTTTTTGTACCGCATCCAAAGTGGCCTATCCAGTGGCCCTTTCCCATTCTCGTTTTCCTGGAGTCAGTGTATACCCACCTCTGTGCCTCAGAAGAGTCAGGAaaggtttgctgtgggtttaacCATGAAGTAGCCTCAATAGCTGTTATTTAGCTGACACTTAGCCTTCCCTGTGTCCTCTCTGCTACAGGAGAACTCTGCTAACTCCTTCCAGAGGTAATAactccaacaaacaaaaaaaccacaccATGGCTGACTACACAATAGGCCTATAGGTTCTCATTATGCAGTAAGCTGGGACACTGACATATTCTCTTCatattgaaaagaaaacagactttgGAACTGGGAAGACCTGCATTTCCATTCTGGTTGCGAACTAGTGTACCTTCTGTGCAATTAAGCTTCTTGCTAAGCTTCAAAAGATTTATCTGTAGAACAGTGGGAATGATATCTGTCTTATGGGTAGTTATATTAAATGAGCATATATAGCATAATATTTGGCCTGAATTACCTGGTGACCATTCACTTCCCCTCTTCCTCTTCGGTTTCAGCTGCAAATACTATTCAGAAGAAAGACTAACCAGTTTTGTGTGGCCAGTGGCAGACATCTCCTCTTTCTGTCTTTGTAAATTCCATCTTTCTGCAGCCATGCCATTTCCATCATTGCCAGAAAAGTTCTTCCATCCCTCATCCCTGTGTAGAACTTCTCTTTCTCTTACTATGGAAAAGTTCTGCCTGAGCTCTATTTGACTATCTTCTACATCTCCCTGATCtaagatactttattttcttgtatcaTTCCTAAAAATGAATCTACTTCTAGCATTCTCCCTAGCTTTCTCAGAGTAAATGCTAATGAACCTGAGGAACAAGATCTTTACACTTCAGTAGGGCATGGGAACCTCATGCCAGCTCCCAGAGTGGAAAGAAGGTCTAGGTCCAGGCAtggcccctccccatccccacctctttTCCTCCAGGGAACAGAAAGCGCTAAATTCCAAATCTGTCTTGAGTCTACAGGAGCATACACCTCCCGTCCTATAGTTCTGTGAGGTCATCATTGAAGTACAGCAGTACTGCAGGTGTGTAAAGTGTACTGTCCATATTGAGATAATCAAATTCTTCCTGCTGATCCTGGATCCCATTCTCCTCCAGAGTATAATCCATGTTCAGATTCTTGCCGTCATATTTCCACGTGTAGCTGGCAGCATGTGCATTATAGGGGAGATAGCGGTGTAGTATTTCCCACATCGATTCCAGGGCCCCCACCTGGAGAACACGAAAGCACCCCACCCCAGAATTCTGGgtggcgcacacacacacacgcgcgcgcgccaGAAGCCCCAAAGGCGACAGAGCCGGGGTTAGAGTGTTTCCCTTGGCAGATAGAGCAGCTTAAGGCACTCCAGGTCCCAGAAATAAACTTGAGGCTCCAGCATGCAATGAATGGCCCCCGAGTCCTATCTGCCTTTGTGGCAGCCACTTCTAATAAACAGATGGCCCAAACGTCACTGCCCTGACCTCATCCCCACAATAAAGTAGACTATTAAGAGTGCACTTGCAACTGCTGTACAAAAACTCAGCAAGAAAGAGCTTCTGGGGACCACCATCTAAGATGTACAAACTGTCGCCCTGCGCTCAAATTCCCAGCCCCCAGGGCCCACGTAACCTTTCCTCGGTTACCCctaaaagggaagaaaacacaGCTTCCATTGGCTGTGGAGAGCTGCTGGCCTGCAGAGCTGTTTGGAGTTTTGCTGGGGTTCTTAGTTCCCTCTATCCTGACCCCAGGCACCAGTTCTCACCTCCAATGTGTGCTCTTGCGACGTAAGCGTGTTAATGATGCGGATATTCCGGGTCTTGGAGGACAGCCGCCCCACCTCATAACGCGACCCTTGCCACCAAGGCTTCCCGAAATCATTGGCCCAGTCCGAACGGGGTAGCTGAGGCGGCACGTGCAGAAAGCGGCCCCGGGGGGTGCGGTATCTCAGGGAACCGGTCAGCGGATCTATGTGCTTGCGGATCTTTAAagcaggggaggagggtgggagcaGTCACTATCTCGGGCTCTGGTTGGCCTCTATTTTTCCTCTTCAACCCTCCAGCGCCTCCTCCCCTCAACCCGTTTCCAGAAGAACTCACGTCTCTGGTTTTCGGATCAAACCAGTGGCTGATATCCTGGCCCGCCACTTCCACGATGGGTTTCAACAGCAAGTCTCCTGGGAAGGAGCAGCCGCCGTCATTGCTAGCCATCCAAGAACCAAACACCCCCGAGCACACCCCCGACGCTGGCCCAAAGTGTGGCCCTTACCGTTGTACTCCTGTGCCAACGGGGTTAGGTTGTACACGTTTCCCAGGTAAGACACCCAGAGGTCTTCCGGCTGGTTATGTTGGGCCACCTCGGCCGGCGTGAAATAGCGACGTTGAAAAGACTCAAAGTTTGGCCCGGCCACTAGGCCCCGGCTTGGCATAGCTCTTGCTCTATTGCTCACTGACTTTAGTTGCTTCCTTGCTTTTCAGCACGCACGCACTACTGCATCCTCCCTCGTCCGGTAGCTAAGGCGAGCGCGTTTATCCGCTGACATGGAAACCATTATTCCTTTCCGGCCACCGTCCACTGAGATTAAACTCTGTACAGGCAAAGAGGGGCGTGGGCTGCGGGTACTCATGGGAAATGTAGTCCGATCCCGGCGTTCAAGTAGTTGTGTCCTCAGGAGGTCCGAGGAAAGAGAACACACTCCGTTTTAATTTATTCAGTGGTCTGGGCTACAGGGACTCTTTAGGACAGACTATCTCgcgaggcagaaaaaaaaaaactaaggggAGGAGTGTAATTATGAAATTGTCGCTAAATTCCAGTGAGACCGGTAAGACTCTAGATAGTTGAAAAATTCTCGCGATATCTTAATACGTCTGGCGTAATTGGCCTCCTTGAGCCGCAGCATTGGTGTAGGAGAAGCTCGCGAGATCTCTGCAGTTGCCGAAGAGACGAAGAACTGGAGAGGTGATCTCgcgaaaaaaaaaataggtcggGAGCGCTCGCGATATCTCAGACCACCGGACTCAAAAGGTTCTTAGGAAGTTGACGGACTTGGAGGAGGCCCGGGAACAAATGGCCGGAGCTGGACCAACGATGCTGCTACGAGAGGAAAATGGCTGTTGCAGCCGACGTCAAAGCAGCTCCAGCGCCGGGGTTAGCTCGGGTTCTGGGATTGAGGGGCTGTCGGGGAGCAAGATGGGGGAACGGAAGGGGAACTGCATGCCCGGCACCCTCTGGGCTTCGTGTGAGCGCCCCGCAGGCTGTCGGGAACTGTGGTTCCGCAGGCAGGCTGCAGCTGGGCGGCGCGGTCTGAGCGCATGTCCCGCCCTGCACAGGACTCTGATGGGGAGCGCGAGGAGGACTCGCCGGCTGCGCGCGCTAGGCAGCAGCTGGAGGCGCTGCTCAACAAGACTATGCGCATTCGTATGACAGATGGACGGACCCTGGTCGGTTGCTTCCTCTGCACCGACCGTGACTGCAACGTTATCCTGGGCTCGGCGCAGGAGTTCCTCAAGCCGTCGGGTTAGTGCTCAGGGAATGCACACCCACCGGGGAATGCGGCCGAGCCTCACGCGaggcatttcccctaaagtgCCTGGCTGCACACCCTATTTTCTGAGGCTAGAAGTTGTGGCTCAGAGGGGGCGTGGCCGACCCTGTCCTTCCTGCCTAatgctctctctcctttccagATTCCTTCTCTGCTGGGGAACCCCGTGTCTTGGGTCTGGCCATGGTACCTGGACACCACATCGTTTCTATTGAGGTGCAAAGAGAGAGCCTGGCGGGGCCTCCCTATCTCTGAGCCCTGTCGCACATGCCTTTCAGTCCTCATTAAACCTGTAACTGACCGTAACCTGTGTCTGTGTGTAGCTGGGATGCTGGGGCAGGGATTGCACAGCCCATTCCTAGAGCAAGCTTATATGAGGTCGGGAGCACTCAGCCCTCCTTCCACAACCTGGATGTCCAGAACTGCAAAGGTTCTCTCACATTCGAGGTGAGGATGGGGAACAGGCTGAACCTCAGATCCACAGGCCCTAGGATGGGCCCCTCCGTCTTCCCTCCCACGCAGCTGCTCCAGAATTGTGGCAGGAGGGGGGTGTCATCCTGCTCCGGAAGGCCCATTGTTTCCCTCTCCGGCCTGGCAACACCGAGTTCCTCTTAAGCTGGGGTCAGAGAAAAGACTTGGGTCCCCAAGGGGAGCAGGGCAGGCTACAGAGGCCGGGCCCCCTTCACTCTATTGGTGAGAAGGTGCCTTTGGGGTCAGGGACAGAGCTCTGGGGTCTGGCCAGGAAGAGCGGGCTAATGCGATAAGGGAAGGCCAGGAGACTCAAGGATGCTCGGGCCTGCGAACTAGAGctaccccgccccccacccgTTCGCTGTTTCCTGCTCCTGGGCACGTTTCAGGAATGATAGTCTTTGTGCCGTCCCTCTGTTCACAGGATCCCAGGACTGCGTTCAGTTCATAATTCTTTATTGATGTGTGATGGATGACTCCTTCCCCTCCAACCTCgccacccctcccccccgccTCCCAGTCCGTAAATACTAGGAGCAGCACCGGAAAAGGAGAGCACCAGCGCACCAGCGAGGTCTATTCACAGCGGGCTGCGGGGATGCAGGGTCCAGCCCAGATGTTCAGGATTCAGATACGGGTAGTGAGACGAAAGTGGGTTTTCAGGGTGTGGCAGATTTTCACCAGAATTGGGTCCACAGATGTTCAGTTGCCTAAGGGGATGCTGGACACGGTTTAGGCACGAGTGAGGGCAGGATAAGCTTCAAGTCCTTGGGCCGACCGGGAGGGAGGGCAGTCCTCAGGGTTGTTCTTGACTCGAGGGTCCTCAGACCCAGACCTTTCCTGAGGTTGGAGCAACCTGGGGCCCTGGCGAGGACCGGGCTGGCCGCGGCTGCGGGTTGCGCCGGCGCCGGTAGAGGGCTCGGCTGTAAGGCACGAGGCAATCGGCCAGGCGGAGGCGCAGGCAGAGGCGGCGGTAGCTGGCCAGGGCAAGCACGAGCAGCGGCACGAGGAGCAGGAATCCGGTGACCAGCAGGGCTGTGAAGCCCGGGTCCCGCAGGTGCGCGGTGCAAGGGGGTGCCTGGGAGCGAAGGAACTGTAGGAGGAGAAGCAGCGTGAGGCCCAAGCCAAACAGCCCGGGCCCGGCGACGTTGCGGCCCACAGACCCCACCGCCACCCTTCCCCGACAACGCGGGCTCATGCTCACCTGGGAGTGGCAGAGAAAGCCAAAGCCTAGCATGGTGACAGCGGGCAGCAGGATGGTCCCCAGCACCAGCGCCAGCAGGAGAAGGTTGAAGGCGGCCACCAGGAGATTCTGGGCCGTGACCAGCACAGCACAGGCCCAGCAGTCCAGGGGGTCCCGGGGCTCTGGGCCGCCGCCGGGAACCGGTCGCTGCGCCCCGGGGACATCCGCCATGGCCCGCCTGGCTCCCTCCCGCCTGGGCCGCGGCCCTTATAGCCCTCTTTCCTGCCCCTCCCCCGGcccagcctctccccaccccacccccccccttATCCTGGAATGCGACTCCAGGATTAGGCACCCCCCCCATACCAAGGAGAGACCGGAGCTCTGGACATTCCACAGGCGCCTCCGGGGAGGGGCTCCCCTAGCCGGGGTCTGCGCAGTCCCTCCCCATCAATCAAGGTCTcgctgccctcctcccagggctcTCCTTGCTACCACTAGCACGTTACcgaaacaggattttttttttctgattttatttttaatattaatattctcACACAAAAATCACCGAAAATAAGGgtagggttgggaagacccctctGCCCCTGGGGCAGAAAGACAGTGCAGTGCGAGGGGGCGGGACTGTAAATCCCCCACCCCTCCGCAGCCCCAGcatggaggagaaaaaaacaaaaaaacaaaaaaacaaacaaaaaaaaaacggaCAAAACGAAAATAAAGCCCCAGAGAAACTCATCCCGGGGTGTCCCTGCCCCAGTGAGGCCCTGGCCTGGGCTGTTTCAcgcttaaaaagaaaagaggggagggtggggtggtgaGGGGAAGGTCCGTGTTTTTAAAATTGGCCGGGGCTGGGAAGGACGGGGTTCCTTTTCCTCATAgttctttctttaaaactttaaaatttttttcttttcttttttttttttttttttttttacaaaataccATTTCAGTTCCCACTTCTTCCCCTACAGTACAGGAGTCGCTCACCCTCAGGCGTGGTTAGGGTCGGGTCGGGAGTGGGGGACTGGTCCGAGAAAGTGCAGGACGTAGGAGGAGGGGAGCGGGTTTGAGCACCATGAGAACCCGGCTGGAgccgcgggcgggcgggcgggcgggcggacaGGCGGAGACGGTCGGGCCGGGCCCGGACACACACTAGGGCGCAGGGAGAGACCGGCAGCGGGCGGTCCCTGGAGGGGCTGGCGGGATGGCTTGGGGTGCGGGAGGTTGGGTTTtcccaaaaatgaataaatagaggTGAGTGGGACTGTtataaattaaaaaccaaaaaaaaacaaacaaaaacccagaaaatacaaATCATAACCAAGTGAATAAACAAGAGACATGTACAAGGGTCACAGCTAGCATTGGAAGTAAAAAAGGAGGTTCTGGGGGAGGGGTAAAGCCCATAAAAAGAATCTCATTAAAAACCTCGGCTGCCGTAACGTCTATGTACATACGCGAGCCGCGTGCGTCTGcgccgggcgggcgggcggctgGCAGGCGTGAGGGAACCCGTATGTGACCCCCGCCGCCGCCGGAGCCTGGTCCTTGTGTCTGTTGCTAGAAAGGCCAAAGTCGGTGAGGGGAGGCGCTGGTGGGCGAGGGGctgccagccccctcccccgtctcccattttttttcctttttttcctcatatttgcttaaaaaaaattatttttcttaataaattaaGTGAGGGGAGCTGCCAATGGGGTGGAAGGGCTGGGCCCGACCCCCTTCCCGGCCAGAGGCGGGACCTAGGTCCAGCCCAGGCATGTGCTGGTGGCCCCGCGGCGCCCTGCGGGCTGGCGGGCGGGCGGGGCGTCCGGCCTCATCGCGACGTGCTGGAGGGGGCCTGCGGGAGAGAGCGGGCGGGGCTCAGGGGCGCGGTCGCCCACCCCCGGCCCGCCCCGGCGCCCCCCGCAGTCCCCGCCTGCCCGCCCCGCGCCGCGCCGGGCCCTCACCAGCGTGAAGGCGTCATAGGCCTGCGCCAGCTCTTCGGTGCGGTACTGCTCCAGCACCACCACGCCCTGCAGGCCCGCGCTGCGGCGCCGCGCGCAAGCCTCGCAGTGCACCAGGTACGTGTTGCGGCTGCCGTTCTCGCTCGTCACGAACAGGATGTTGAACACCTCCACCtgcggcggggagggggcggcggtCACAGGGAGGCAGGCCCGAGGACAGCGCCGGCCCTCAGGGAAGTGGGGACGGGGCACTCACGTCGCACTCGTTGCAGTAGTAGGCGGGCTCATCCTTGACCCGGCCCTGGTAGGCAATTTTCTTCCCGGCCCGCACCAGGCTCTCCCGCTGCACCTGGCAGTGCTTCATGGACTGCAGGAGGCAGAACCTGCGGGCGGGGCGAAGGGATGGTGGGGCGGGCCAGGCCTCCCCGGTCACCGCCCGACACATCCCTGTCACAGGAGAAATTTCATGTACTCAGACTGCGAGAGAACAAAGCTTCTGGGGCAGGGGCCTTGTCAGCCGACCCAGCACAGCAGCCCCGCAGGACTGACCCGGCGGAGAGGTggctggaggaaggggtggaACCAGGAATTGTTCCGCGGGCCAGGTCGGATGGGGATGGGCTCCCTCCCAAACAGGGCCCTCCCTCACTTGATCATCTTGAACAAGTCGGGGTCGCTGATTTTGACCGTGCGAGCCACGTTCCAGGACACGTGAATCATGGGCACAATGGATTTGACATTCTTCACCTCATTCCACTCATATCGTTCCAGGGCCAGCTGGTACTGATAGGCTGCAGGCCAGAAAGGGTCACGACAGGTGACCACTTGGGCCACAGCCTGGCGCTCTCCAAGCCCACCCCTCTACAGGGCTCACTCCCCAGAGACCCAGCCCCTCACCGCTGAGTGGCTCACCCCACCACCTGGCCCCACTTCTCACCGGTGAGGGGCCCTACGTTCCAGGCGATGTTGTTGCACCAGCCGGTGGCCTGCACCCAGTGCACGGTGCCCGCATTAATCCACACCAGGTCTCCGGGGCGCTGCACGAAGCGGTACACAGGGATGTTGGAAGCATAGAGGTCATCCAGGATTGGCCACCAGGAACCCGTCAGGTAGTCCACGCCGTGCCTGGAGGAGAGCCACAGGGTCAGATGGAAATCTGGGGATCCAAGGACGGGACGTGCGGGCTTATCTAgttggggagggggaagaagggCGGAAGGCGGCGCGCACCGGTCGCAGAAGGCGCTGATGGTCTCCCAGTAGTGCTCGTGCACCGCGAACCACTCGCAGTCTCCTGGGCCAATGTTGATGTTGACCGAGCAGAAGTTGTTGTTCTCTTGATGGCCTGCAGGAGGCGACAGAGAACTGCAAGGTCAGTGGGAGCCGACCTGCTTTGCGCGATGAGCCCGCCCTTGGGCGCTCATTGGTTGACAGAGGAGCACCAGCGGCAGCACTGCTAGGAGCGCACCTGGCGTTCGGCTGCCGGGCACCTTCATGTACAGCTGCACCGTGTTCATGCCCAGGATGGTGTGGCCCACATGGCTCAGCATGTTCCCCGTGGAGGTGACCCGCATGAAGGCGGGCAGCttcagcagctcctgcagctgggGCTTCCAcctgcgggggcgggggcggtggaCAGCCAGGTAAGCGACTACCTGGGCTTTGCTGACCCGCTGGCATTCCCGCCCCAGCTGCCTGGCCTCAGCCCCACTGACCGCTTAGCATCAGACAGGTCGATGTTGGTGCCAAACTTGATGATGTGATGGTTCTTCGGGTCTGGTGCACTGCTGCAGGAGTGAAGCGCAAAGGTTGGTAGGGAAGcgagaggaaggaaggagtcaTGAACAGCAGGGGCAAAGCGTCCTACCTAGGAGGGGTTCCTGTGGTGCTGTCCGGCTCCTCTGACTCCTCGTCCtcactctccttctcctcctgctcggCCACAGGGGTAGGCAGGCCTGGGTCAGCCACCTTCCTGGGGTCTGCCCACCACAACCAGGGCTCCAAGTTTCCTG is part of the Bubalus kerabau isolate K-KA32 ecotype Philippines breed swamp buffalo chromosome 4, PCC_UOA_SB_1v2, whole genome shotgun sequence genome and harbors:
- the LOC129649319 gene encoding cytochrome b5 domain-containing protein 1 isoform X2; the encoded protein is MPSRGLVAGPNFESFQRRYFTPAEVAQHNQPEDLWVSYLGNVYNLTPLAQEYNGDLLLKPIVEVAGQDISHWFDPKTRDIRKHIDPLTGSLRYRTPRGRFLHVPPQLPRSDWANDFGKPWWQGSRYEVGRLSSKTRNIRIINTLTSQEHTLEVPFLRSQNMNRRSREALRTTGINRVMVP
- the NAA38 gene encoding N-alpha-acetyltransferase 38, NatC auxiliary subunit codes for the protein MAGAGPTMLLREENGCCSRRQSSSSAGDSDGEREEDSPAARARQQLEALLNKTMRIRMTDGRTLVGCFLCTDRDCNVILGSAQEFLKPSDSFSAGEPRVLGLAMVPGHHIVSIEVQRESLAGPPYL
- the LOC129649319 gene encoding cytochrome b5 domain-containing protein 1 isoform X1 translates to MPSRGLVAGPNFESFQRRYFTPAEVAQHNQPEDLWVSYLGNVYNLTPLAQEYNGDLLLKPIVEVAGQDISHWFDPKTRDIRKHIDPLTGSLRYRTPRGRFLHVPPQLPRSDWANDFGKPWWQGSRYEVGRLSSKTRNIRIINTLTSQEHTLEVGALESMWEILHRYLPYNAHAASYTWKYDGKNLNMDYTLEENGIQDQQEEFDYLNMDSTLYTPAVLLYFNDDLTEL
- the LOC129649319 gene encoding cytochrome b5 domain-containing protein 1 isoform X3; its protein translation is MPSRGLVAGPNFESFQRRYFTPAEVAQHNQPEDLWVSYLGNVYNLTPLAQEYNGDLLLKPIVEVAGQDISHWFDPKTRDIRKHIDPLTGSLRYRTPRGRFLHVPPQLPRSDWANDFGKPWWQGSRYEVGRLSSKTRNIRIINTLTSQEHTLEENCCC
- the TMEM88 gene encoding transmembrane protein 88; the encoded protein is MADVPGAQRPVPGGGPEPRDPLDCWACAVLVTAQNLLVAAFNLLLLALVLGTILLPAVTMLGFGFLCHSQFLRSQAPPCTAHLRDPGFTALLVTGFLLLVPLLVLALASYRRLCLRLRLADCLVPYSRALYRRRRNPQPRPARSSPGPQVAPTSGKVWV